A region of the Canis aureus isolate CA01 chromosome 20, VMU_Caureus_v.1.0, whole genome shotgun sequence genome:
TCAGCTAAACCTACTGTTTCTGGAGGCTCATGTAATTCAGTGAGAATTGAAACAGACAAAACCCAATGATATGCTAATATTCTttgtccccacccccattcctaTGAGaaacactcttttttaaaaaatttttcagcaTTGTTGCTTATCTTTCTTGAGAGCAATGGCTAAGTCTTGTACCCCACGGTGTCTCTAGTTCTAAGCCCAGTGCCAGGAACATAGTTGACATCAATAATGTTTCTGTGTTAAAGTTTTCATATTTCAtgctttcaaatcttttttgGAATTAGTGAGCTACTTCTGGGGCtatgttcatttctttctatctcaTACACCACCTAGAGCAATGTTTCACCCATAATTCTCTCTCCACTATTTGTTGATTCAAAACATCTtcattgaataaaatattgacctattttaaataaatagttttgcTATATTAATGTACCCAAAGTGATGCCATTGCAGTGTTGGGCTAGTTGAATCCCAGAAGTAAGATGGCATAATGAAAACATCTTAGCCTGACAATCAGGGGACATGGATTCCAAACTTGCAACCAAACAGTGAGACCTTGACAAAACTATTTACTTGcttagggtttctttttttttttttaagattatttacttatttattcatagagacacagagaaagagagagaggcagagacacaggcagagggagaagcaggctccatgcagagagcctgacgtggaactcgatccagggtctccaggatcacgccctgggctgcaggtggcgctaaaccgcagcgccactggggctgcccttgctTAGGGTTTCTGAttcctcatttgaaaataagGAGTTTGAACTAGACTGTCTCTGAGGTCTCTTCCTGCCCCAATGAATCACTGATCCTAGTCATACCAACctgtattttaacatttgttgtCTCTCTGCTCAATTCTTGAGTGGTTTTTCCTCTCCTACTGAAGACAAGATTTAGGTTTTCAGGATCTGTTTCATTTGCCATTATTTGGTGAGAGGTCTTATCTCTCTCATCAAGAGCTAATAGTTCTGCAGCTAGGCATCCTAATAGTTCATCTGTCAATTCTTCATTCTTTACGGAATCTAGAGTTTCTTGTGAAATTGAATTTGCATCATTTAAAGTTTGTCCAAATGACTGATATGTAATTGACTCATTAGCTAAACTATCATCATCCAAAGAATCTGCCCAATGTTGATATGCTTGGGAAGATGCACTCTGTTGTTTCTCTTGGAAAGAGAAACTCATAAGTGTTTCAGACTTCTCTAAAACACTTTTAAACCCTATATCATTAGTTAAAATTTGGTTGGCACTTATTTTACCAAGAGATGCTGTATTCTGTTTTTCTTGCAGTATATGTTTGTTGGAACTCTTCTCGCTGGGCACTGCCCAGCTGTTTTCTGAAAGGATAAATGACGTCTGGTGATGCAGCTCTTCAAGTTTATGCAGATCTCTGAGGCTCGTGGCAAGTATTTGATTGTTAGAAATGTCTTCTTCATCAGCAGACTCTTCCATAGAAACTTCTTCAACAGTGGACAAATGTGAAACAGGAAGGAATTCACTCTGTTCAGTGGACCGCTCACAAGGCAGAGCCAAGTTCATGGGCTGACCTTCATCACTGGAAGAGAGAAAGTCATTTGCTGAAGACTTTATCTGCCACTCTGGATCTGAAATACCATCACCATTTTCAATGCCCTTTTGGTTGCTACCTACAGCTTTGTAACCcttttctttagaaattaaacttttgttcttttgtttgatGCCAAGCAAAGCCTTTGCAGGTTTAATATGTGGTCTCTTCTGAGAAAATCTTGTTCTGCTATTGCTGCTCCTCTCACTGTGTGAAGATCGACATTTATTGGTAATACACCTGCCAGATGGAGCAGAGCATATCTCTTGATAATATTTGTTCTCATGACGTTCAGCCTCTCTTATGTGACAATAAACAGGAGTCCCAAACATTTCGTAGATTCCAGGCCCATTAGCTGTTGAATTGATCTCTTTGAACATGTCACTATACTTAAGATCTAAGCAACTTAGTcttggctctgttggttgagcagagagagggacagaagactTTTTTATTCCTGGACTCTTACAGATGCAAGGAAAAGACTGCTTTTTAGGTTTCAGAGCCCGGTAAGTTGATTGCTTCTTTTCTATCTGTGGCATTCTTCTTTGAAACTTGGGTGATTGCCGAGGTCTGGGGTCAACAAGCTCCAGAGCAGGGAAAGCTTGAGTTTTTATGCTGGTTTTATGCATGGTAGGCTTAATGGAACCTTCGATGGAAATCATGAAATTCTGGGGTGTCCTGTTACTGGTCTTTGTCTTCGAATCCAGCTTATTTCTGTGGGTTTTCATCTTATGCCTGTCATTTTCTTGATGTGCGAGTATGTTGAAGCTATTGTTGTTATGAAGAGTGCCCTTTCTTTTTGGGAGGCTTGGTTTGGCTATTGACAGTTCCTTGGGAGTTCCATGTCCAGGGAAAGTGATGTGGATAAGAGGCACCATCCCATTCATTTCTGGTTTGATTGTGTCTGCTACTGATACTTTTATGTTTGTCTCCGTGCCTCTGTGATCTTGTGGGACCTTTTCAGTGGGGCCGTCAGGGACTACGTTGGACAAACTCTTAAGTGCAGTATGCCCTTCTAAAATATGCTTTGGCTCAATTGCTTCACTTTTATGTACTGAAGCACTTTTTGAATCAGCCTTATCATTTCTTGTCTCTTCATCCTGGTTTAGGATTATTTCTGAATGCTGGGCTTCTTGGAACTTGATTGGCATGGTACATCCAACTGCATAGTCTTGTTTACAGTTTCTAGCTACtaacctctctttctttcctgacAAAAAATGTTGAGaattctcttctgcttttctcaTTTCATGACCAGGGCAGTCAATGTCCACTTCCCTATCTGTAGGAAAACTGCTTTCCTTACAATTCTCAAAGGACACCAAAGATTGTCCTTTTTCGAAGTGACAGATTGCAATTTTGTcacttccttctgtttctttagaTTTTCTGTTCTCTTCCGTCTCCATGTGTGGTCTGTGATGGTTAGCCTCCCAAAAAGAGCACATGTTTCTGGACCAAATAGAGCTGTCAGAGGACCTGAGAGTCTGATCCACAAACACCTTAAACGGAGCTTCCTGCTGTTTATTTGATGGTCTAAACTCCTCAGATCGACTTCTGGGCTCTGAGAGCTTAGGTAAGAAGGATACGAAGTCtggaatatttctttctttctctttttgatcttTGTGATTTGGAGGGATAGTCTGAAGACCAGGTTTCATGGACAAAAGTGACAATGGTGGCAGAGGAAactacagggaaagaaaaaaggctaATGAACATGCGTATCATATTAACTGGTTTAAAGCAATCCAGAGAGATTCTAAGATTCTCTTTCAGGAAGCCTTTACAAGGCTATCCTAGAGAtcccaattttaaaaactaaaagcttATTCCTCGTATTTTTGGTAAAACAATATTTCCAAAAACCAAGATTATTGGTGGTGCCCGaatggttcagttggtgaagcatacaactcctgatctcaggatggtgagttcaaaccccacattgggtgcagagattacttaaaaataaaattttttttaaaataaataaaaaataaaaaccaagattaTTATAGCTATACAGATTCGTgttcatgtatttaaaataaaataaggaaaaaataaaataaggaccctataatgtaaacattaaaaatttttaaaaaatatttatttatctgagatagaaagagagagcgagtggggaaaggggcagagagagagagggagagaagaagactcctcactgaatgtGGAGTCGGATGTGGGGTGTTCCATTCCAGGAGCCTGAGGCTGTGAcatgagctgaaaacaagagtctgacacttaaccaactgagtcactcaggcaccccatgtaaacatgaacattttaagatgagaaattttatttcttttctcttttccttttcctttcaataGAACTGATCTAAGATTTTTTAGATCAGCTTAGAACTGCTTAACATTTCTgttacagaggcacctgggtggttcatttggttaagtgtgAACTTAatcaagtgactcttgatttcagctcaggtcatgatctcagggttgtgagatcgatccctgtgttgggcttcacaTTAGGCCTGGAGCCTAcctgggattctctttctccctctccctctgctggtctcctcccctgctcatgtttctctctctctctctctctctctaaagcaaaccaacaacaaaaaaacttcttACAGTTACTTTAACAATGATCATTAGGTTGCATACTAACTCAGATTTTGTATCTGGAGCACAACTACTCCTTAATATTTTGCTGAATTGTTTTGTTGAGAGAGCCTTATAAACGTATCACAAGTTACACTTGAAAGTTAGCAACCCTGAATGGTTTTTACTTCTTTGTGCTCCAACTATTTTTCAATAAACTCAGTTTTTTACTATCAGCAACCTCTAGAGGTCAGTATAacccaatatataaaaatcagcttTGTGGTTATTAAGCTACAAACTAACTTTCCATTGTGGCTTTCTTTTCCCAGATTTGGTACCTAATTATATTAGGATATTTATAGGCATGGATCATGCGTGGCAATCAAGACCTATACGTTTAATTTTCATTGTATTGCCACCTCTGtgtaagaagaaagggaaaggaaactgACACTAGAGACTTAGGCATTAGAAGTAGGTAAAATGCAATGTAATCCTCCACTTTTATTGTCTAGATGGTCTTCTTCCATCACTTAAACATAACATCAGAAAAAAGACAGATTCTCCAGGGCTTAAACATTTCCCTCGTAGCAgctgttatttgtttttaaggccAATAAACTCCTTTTACAACACTAAGCAGTACCTATGCACTTTCTCAAAGGCTCATGGGACAGAGAAGAGGCTGGCAGTTGAGAAAGTCACAAGGATCTTTCCAAAAACTGTACTTACAAACTAGACAATTAGGAAAATCTTTCTACCACTGGACAAAAAATTCATCTAATTTCTAGGCATGTTAAAAGAAGACAAATTAAAATATGTCTAAAAGAGTCAATCACCTCATTATGTAAAGAACAGAAACCATCCCAGGAAAGAAATGTACATGGCAAAGTATACCCCTCCCAGTAGTTCTTCACGTCTACAAACTATCTGTGAGTTGTTGTTTTCCAAGCTATAGTGGTCGAGGATTTTGGTTTGAGGTCTTTGATAGAGTTTGTCTCTAACAGCAGTTCTTTGGTTTCAAATCTTAAGTCAGAAATGCTAAAACTAATCTTACCTCAATTCTTCGGCTACTGTAGTTCAtatcagaaatagaaaactctataacaagaaaaaaataaaataattagatatTCTTAGTAATAGAGTGAACACAGAAAGTCTTAAGCCAGAGTTGGAGATGCAGTAATCTTGTTGCTAAGGTTTGAGGAAAAGTTGAAATTAAGAGTTTTTCAAGTTGTGATCCATATGAAGGTGGGCATGGAATGATTACAAAACACTTAAAGCTACCACCACTGGAGGGGGATatggttttatatataatgttgtattttatatacagttgacccttgaacaacatgggtttgaactggaTGGATACACTTATATGTGAacttttttttgataaatacaatacactactgtaaatatattttccttattcttttaaacatgattttatttatttatttattttagaaagcaagagggcagaaggagggacagagggggagggagaaggaaagaatctcaagcagactctgtgatcAGCATagaacctgatatggggcttaatcccatgacccggagatcatgacctgatctgaaaccaagagttggatgcttgactgactgaaccCACTCACGCGCCTCTTATAATTttcctaataacattttcttttggggagccccagtggtgcagcggtttagtgtctcctgcagcccatggtgtgatcctggagacccaggatcgagtcccacgctgggctccctacatggagcctgcttctccctcggcctttgtctctgcctatctctgtgagtgtctctcatgaataaataaatgaaatctttcaaaaaaaatttcttttctctagctcaccTTATTGTCAAAATACAGTGTATaatacacatacaaaatatgtattacttGGCTATTTATGTTATTGATTAGGCTTCCAATTTacagtagactattagtagttaagtttttggggaatcagaaattatacatggattttctaCGTCAGTGTCCCcaacccccacattgttcaagggttaactgtaaatgcatattatatatatgtatatatataaagcatttatatatatgtttatgtctgtatatttatatttacattaatattaataattatacttctatttatgtttatgtctttatttatatTCTGGTAGGAAATGCAAGCTTTTTGGATCAGAGAACAGAGAATTTATTACAAAGCATCATAGCACCAGCTTCCCACATCCCAGTTCCACAGGGCAACACAATGAGCACCAGATGTTTACCTGTGGGGAAGCACCACAGAAATGAACCCTATGACTCAGAACTTATACAGAGTGATTGGTACTTTGACCTATCTTTCTCTCCCAAGAAACAGAGATCTTTACTATAAAAAGTAAGCAAATGTCTccaggagaaagggaaaatgtaTCTCTGGGTTTTATTATCCTAGAATGTAGGCAAACAGCTCCTGAGGAAATAAATGTCTGAATCTCTCTGGAGCAATACACTAACTCTAATTCCCAAGACATGTTTATCATTCAGTCATCTTTTAGCCTAGTTTCCTAGTGCTTTTTTTGCTCATAAAGCCTGGACCACCATACAAAAATTGCCTTTTAACAGTTGTTTGAACTTAAACATGGGGTAGAGATCATAGATGGAATTTACTAGGTAGTGTAAACCTAGTTGCTGTCCTTTTACCAAAAAGTCAGAATGGTCCCTAAagccccacccaccaccacagCTTGACATTGACACCAAAAGCTCCCATGTGTCCAGCATCAAAGCAGGTCACATAAATGGATGAAATGAGACAGGGACAGTGATGAGATGAAATTGTATGCCAACTAAAGAGACATTCAGTACACGGTTCCAAGTGATGCTGTTCATTCCAGATGGATTATCTAGTACTG
Encoded here:
- the MAP3K19 gene encoding mitogen-activated protein kinase kinase kinase 19; its protein translation is MNQEDLQENNQITPVHGEWARAHSVSLPNEIEMVDFQTKMLTMGPLLLKKEGSSKELCDENVGFLLSRPCLEPNIFTSVAREDVPHFLKGQQRKSEEFSISDMNYSSRRIEFPLPPLSLLSMKPGLQTIPPNHKDQKEKERNIPDFVSFLPKLSEPRSRSEEFRPSNKQQEAPFKVFVDQTLRSSDSSIWSRNMCSFWEANHHRPHMETEENRKSKETEGSDKIAICHFEKGQSLVSFENCKESSFPTDREVDIDCPGHEMRKAEENSQHFLSGKKERLVARNCKQDYAVGCTMPIKFQEAQHSEIILNQDEETRNDKADSKSASVHKSEAIEPKHILEGHTALKSLSNVVPDGPTEKVPQDHRGTETNIKVSVADTIKPEMNGMVPLIHITFPGHGTPKELSIAKPSLPKRKGTLHNNNSFNILAHQENDRHKMKTHRNKLDSKTKTSNRTPQNFMISIEGSIKPTMHKTSIKTQAFPALELVDPRPRQSPKFQRRMPQIEKKQSTYRALKPKKQSFPCICKSPGIKKSSVPLSAQPTEPRLSCLDLKYSDMFKEINSTANGPGIYEMFGTPVYCHIREAERHENKYYQEICSAPSGRCITNKCRSSHSERSSNSRTRFSQKRPHIKPAKALLGIKQKNKSLISKEKGYKAVGSNQKGIENGDGISDPEWQIKSSANDFLSSSDEGQPMNLALPCERSTEQSEFLPVSHLSTVEEVSMEESADEEDISNNQILATSLRDLHKLEELHHQTSFILSENSWAVPSEKSSNKHILQEKQNTASLGKISANQILTNDIGFKSVLEKSETLMSFSFQEKQQSASSQAYQHWADSLDDDSLANESITYQSFGQTLNDANSISQETLDSVKNEELTDELLGCLAAELLALDERDKTSHQIMANETDPENLNLVFSRRGKTTQELSRETTNVKIQKYSNGFRIYNKEEKFLNSNEKKIFSENSLKNEESILWTKGEILGKGAYGTVYCGLTSQGQLIAVKQVALDTSDKLATEKEYRKLQEEVDLLKALKHVNIVAYLGTCLEENIVSIFMEFVPGGSISSIINRFGPLLEMVFCKYTRQILQGVAYLHENCVVHRDIKGNNVMLMPTGIIKLIDFGCAKRLAWAGLNGTHSDMLKSMHGTPYWMAPEVINESGYGRKSDIWSIGCTVFEMATGKPPLASMDRMAAMFYIGAHRGLMPPLPEHFSENAVDFVRVCLTRDQHERPSAAQLLKHSFLTRSH